The Chitinophaga flava genome has a segment encoding these proteins:
- a CDS encoding SusC/RagA family TonB-linked outer membrane protein encodes MKLRTRFRAFRPGAILMLCLGIILSTSTALFAQDLALTGKVTGTGGIPLPGVNIQVAGTSKGASTNADGQFKLSAAAGSTLKISFIGYLSKEVKVVNALPLHITLEEDVQKLNDVVVVGYGTQKKATLTGSITTVSMAEKEGRPITNASNALQGVPGIFTNLSNSQPGVDRSTIRIRGVGTLSNNDPLVLVDGIEYSMDELNPNDIETITVLKDAAASIYGSRAANGVILVTTKKGKGVSKINYSYYRGVQKATYLPDIITDPIAYMKLKNQANLNEGTTKLDYSDAQIAEYEKGMLTDPITYPANNWYKIALKNGIIQKHDLSVSGSTDKYQYRLSLGYLDRDGILFGPGNHEKKYSVGLNSSMQVTQRLRAGLTLDGYYRNYTQPFYNSTWEYLARALPILTDTLADGRYGNSWLRTTGRNNWEHPRMLSYNGLQTKVVQRFLATIFAEYKLPFDINYNIKFGVDKYDGQLTQFTPRMQTFDPKTNAATNWNNPNTAPRSYKTDYNDMNIHFYNTLDWKKTFASKHNVSAMVGASYDNFEKDQFDASMYGYLDGTLDALSAGVYWNATSGTTTRDVLESYFGRVNYDFDGKYLFEAAFRYDGSSKFAPGKRWGFYPSASAGWRIDKESFFQSSLIDVLKLRASAGQMGTQAVPLYSYIPSVSMGEDYSFGGGASSGLSSGAAVTAAVDPSIKWEVTSTYNAGVDVNLFKSRLAVSVDVYKKITDGILRTVTLASQVGNLNGPKRNVGRVDNTGIELVVQYKNNFGNLDYGVYGNASYNKNMVVNLKGEKIYNGNTITQEGYPIDAYYVLLSDGIFQSDEEVAKSPFQSNKTKAGYIKYKDINGDGIINGDDRVALNSSSSVPKWTFGFGFNLGYKGISLSASFQGIAGVKAYPVGNLALPFVNGANATKEWLTDAWTPQNTNARLPIVTTGTNGVDNFRGSDFWLRDNSYVRMRNLQLGYSLPDRWLSKVKISKVNVFVNGENLLTFSRYKDFDPEAVLDQSNLYRYPMLKTFNGGLNVTF; translated from the coding sequence ATGAAATTGCGAACAAGATTCCGGGCATTCCGTCCGGGTGCTATTCTCATGCTATGCCTCGGGATCATTCTATCAACCTCCACAGCCCTGTTTGCTCAGGATCTTGCCCTTACCGGTAAGGTAACCGGCACCGGTGGCATTCCCCTTCCCGGCGTAAACATACAGGTAGCCGGCACCAGCAAGGGGGCCTCCACCAATGCCGACGGTCAGTTTAAACTGAGCGCAGCGGCAGGTTCTACGTTAAAAATCTCCTTTATCGGTTACCTTTCCAAAGAAGTGAAAGTAGTCAATGCACTTCCACTGCACATTACGCTGGAAGAAGATGTACAAAAGCTCAATGATGTGGTGGTAGTGGGCTATGGCACACAGAAAAAAGCCACATTGACAGGATCTATTACTACTGTTTCCATGGCTGAAAAAGAAGGCCGGCCTATTACCAACGCCAGTAATGCATTACAAGGCGTTCCCGGCATATTCACCAACCTCAGCAACAGCCAGCCCGGTGTAGATAGAAGCACCATCCGTATCAGGGGTGTAGGCACACTGAGCAACAATGATCCGCTGGTTCTTGTTGATGGTATCGAATACTCCATGGATGAGCTGAATCCAAATGACATTGAAACCATCACTGTACTAAAAGACGCTGCTGCCTCCATCTACGGTTCCCGTGCAGCCAATGGCGTTATCCTGGTGACTACCAAAAAAGGAAAAGGCGTCTCTAAGATCAACTACAGCTACTATCGTGGCGTGCAGAAAGCCACCTATCTGCCAGATATCATTACCGACCCGATTGCGTATATGAAGCTGAAGAACCAGGCCAACCTGAACGAAGGAACTACCAAGCTTGATTACTCCGATGCACAGATTGCAGAATATGAAAAAGGTATGCTGACCGATCCGATCACTTATCCAGCCAACAACTGGTATAAGATCGCGCTGAAGAATGGTATTATACAGAAACATGATCTGAGTGTATCCGGTAGCACCGACAAGTATCAATACCGTTTGTCACTGGGTTATCTCGACAGGGATGGTATCCTCTTCGGGCCTGGCAACCATGAGAAAAAATACTCTGTGGGTCTGAACAGCTCCATGCAGGTAACCCAAAGGTTAAGAGCCGGTCTCACACTGGATGGCTATTACCGCAACTATACACAGCCTTTCTACAATTCTACCTGGGAGTACCTCGCTAGAGCACTGCCTATCCTCACCGATACGCTGGCTGATGGTCGTTATGGTAACTCCTGGCTGCGTACTACTGGCCGCAACAACTGGGAACATCCCCGTATGCTTTCCTATAATGGTTTGCAGACTAAAGTGGTACAACGTTTTCTGGCTACTATTTTCGCAGAATACAAGCTGCCTTTTGATATCAACTACAATATCAAATTCGGCGTGGATAAATATGATGGTCAGCTGACGCAGTTTACACCGCGCATGCAAACGTTTGACCCGAAAACCAATGCAGCTACCAACTGGAACAATCCCAATACAGCACCCCGTTCCTACAAAACGGACTACAATGACATGAACATTCACTTCTACAATACCCTGGATTGGAAGAAGACGTTTGCATCCAAACATAATGTGAGTGCCATGGTAGGTGCCAGCTACGACAACTTCGAGAAAGACCAGTTTGACGCCAGCATGTACGGTTATCTGGACGGTACGCTGGACGCCCTGAGCGCCGGTGTTTACTGGAACGCTACTTCCGGTACTACCACGCGCGATGTACTGGAATCTTATTTTGGTCGTGTGAACTATGACTTTGATGGTAAGTATCTGTTCGAAGCAGCTTTCCGTTACGATGGTTCTTCCAAGTTTGCTCCCGGCAAACGTTGGGGCTTTTATCCTTCCGCTTCTGCAGGATGGCGTATAGACAAGGAGTCCTTCTTCCAGTCTTCCCTGATAGATGTGCTCAAACTCCGCGCTTCTGCTGGTCAGATGGGAACTCAGGCCGTGCCCCTGTACAGCTATATTCCTTCCGTTAGCATGGGAGAAGACTATAGCTTTGGCGGCGGCGCTTCGTCCGGACTCAGCTCCGGAGCTGCAGTTACCGCTGCAGTAGATCCCAGTATCAAATGGGAAGTAACCTCCACTTATAATGCAGGTGTAGATGTGAATCTGTTTAAAAGCCGTTTAGCCGTTTCCGTAGATGTCTACAAAAAAATCACAGACGGTATTTTACGTACAGTAACACTTGCTTCACAGGTAGGTAATCTGAACGGGCCGAAAAGAAATGTAGGCAGAGTAGATAACACTGGTATTGAGCTGGTAGTACAATACAAAAACAATTTCGGAAACCTGGATTACGGTGTATATGGTAACGCCTCCTATAACAAAAACATGGTAGTAAACCTGAAAGGTGAAAAAATCTATAATGGTAACACCATCACGCAGGAGGGCTACCCTATAGATGCCTATTATGTTTTACTGTCTGACGGTATTTTCCAATCAGATGAAGAAGTGGCCAAGAGTCCATTCCAGAGCAACAAAACCAAAGCAGGTTATATCAAATACAAGGACATCAACGGTGATGGTATTATCAACGGTGATGACCGTGTAGCACTGAACAGCTCTTCTTCTGTTCCCAAATGGACATTTGGTTTTGGCTTTAACCTGGGTTATAAAGGTATCTCCCTCAGCGCTTCCTTCCAGGGTATTGCCGGTGTTAAAGCTTATCCGGTGGGCAACCTGGCCTTACCTTTCGTGAATGGCGCCAATGCTACCAAAGAATGGCTTACAGATGCCTGGACACCTCAAAACACCAATGCCCGTCTGCCGATTGTTACAACCGGTACCAATGGTGTAGACAACTTCCGCGGTTCCGATTTCTGGTTAAGAGACAACTCCTATGTAAGAATGCGTAATCTTCAGCTGGGCTATTCTTTACCTGACAGATGGTTGTCTAAAGTAAAGATCAGCAAGGTGAATGTTTTTGTGAATGGTGAGAACCTGCTGACTTTCTCCCGTTACAAAGATTTCGATCCGGAAGCAGTACTTGATCAGAGCAATCTTTACCGCTATCCTATGCTGAAAACCTTCAACGGCGGTCTGAATGTTACCTTTTAA
- a CDS encoding RagB/SusD family nutrient uptake outer membrane protein: MKKIYYAIMVAGFLATGCNKSLLDTAPHDRYTEATFWKTPEAANAALTGCYSVLRNDGIFGGKGSNNATALWDETLSPNAYNKTNVMSFNAIAAGSQMPSSGGIISSRYSDCYGGIGRCNTFLKKVDEVPGMDENQKKVMKGQVLFLRGLYYFLLQNYYGGVPLILDPPNILTQSSLPRNKREEVVAQVLKDLDDAAAVLPLTYGASDKGRATKGAAMALKARVLLYEASPLLNPGNDQNKWTAAAAAAKAVMDLGGTGYGLFANYRNLFQKQNENNKEVIFDVQYMFPNQGNSFDLICSQYNSNAPLLGLAQAYYMKNGLPITDPASGYDAKRPYINRDPRLQGTITFPTDIYQGKTVDSSRFAITGYGVKKFSVYDTLAPAQADKDLKGGQSEINFIVLRYADILMMYAEAQNEAAGPDASVYAALNQIRDRIGMPRFAANLTKDDMRKEIRHERRVEFACEGLYYNDIRRWKTAETELNTEIYDFAGKVLEKRTFNPKRDYWWPIPQTEKDLNPNLEQNPGY, encoded by the coding sequence ATGAAAAAGATATATTATGCGATAATGGTCGCAGGATTTCTGGCCACAGGCTGTAACAAAAGCCTGCTGGACACTGCTCCGCACGATAGATACACAGAAGCAACCTTCTGGAAAACACCGGAAGCCGCTAATGCAGCCCTCACTGGTTGTTATTCCGTATTGCGCAATGACGGTATATTCGGAGGCAAAGGCTCCAACAATGCTACTGCCTTGTGGGATGAGACCCTGTCTCCCAATGCTTACAACAAAACCAATGTCATGAGCTTTAATGCCATTGCGGCGGGCTCACAGATGCCCAGCAGTGGCGGTATTATCAGCTCCAGGTATAGCGATTGTTACGGTGGTATAGGCCGTTGCAATACCTTCCTGAAGAAAGTAGATGAGGTGCCTGGTATGGATGAAAACCAGAAAAAAGTAATGAAAGGGCAAGTCCTCTTTTTACGTGGCCTCTATTATTTCCTGTTACAAAACTACTATGGCGGCGTTCCTTTAATCCTGGACCCTCCCAATATTCTCACACAGAGCTCACTTCCACGTAACAAACGCGAGGAGGTAGTGGCTCAGGTACTCAAAGACCTGGATGATGCAGCAGCTGTTTTACCACTTACCTACGGCGCCAGCGACAAAGGCAGGGCCACCAAAGGTGCAGCCATGGCCCTCAAGGCAAGAGTGTTGTTATATGAAGCCAGCCCCTTACTCAATCCCGGCAATGACCAGAACAAATGGACAGCGGCTGCCGCTGCTGCCAAAGCAGTGATGGATCTGGGTGGTACCGGTTATGGTTTGTTTGCCAACTATCGTAACCTGTTTCAGAAACAGAATGAGAACAACAAGGAAGTGATCTTTGATGTACAGTATATGTTTCCCAATCAAGGCAACTCCTTCGACCTGATCTGTTCTCAGTACAATTCCAATGCGCCATTGCTGGGACTGGCACAGGCCTATTACATGAAGAATGGTTTGCCCATCACAGACCCGGCTTCCGGATATGATGCCAAACGGCCGTATATCAACCGTGATCCACGCTTACAAGGTACTATCACTTTCCCAACAGATATATACCAGGGCAAAACCGTGGATTCCAGCCGCTTTGCGATTACCGGTTACGGAGTAAAAAAATTCAGTGTGTATGATACGCTGGCTCCCGCACAGGCAGACAAAGACCTGAAAGGCGGACAGTCAGAAATCAACTTTATTGTCCTGCGTTATGCAGATATTCTGATGATGTATGCAGAAGCACAGAATGAAGCAGCAGGTCCCGACGCGTCTGTATATGCAGCACTCAACCAGATCCGCGATCGTATAGGTATGCCTCGTTTTGCAGCTAATCTGACCAAAGACGATATGCGTAAGGAAATACGCCATGAAAGACGCGTGGAGTTTGCCTGCGAAGGATTGTACTACAATGATATCCGTCGCTGGAAGACTGCAGAAACTGAGTTGAATACTGAAATTTATGACTTTGCCGGAAAAGTACTGGAGAAACGTACCTTTAATCCTAAAAGGGATTACTGGTGGCCTATCCCTCAAACAGAGAAGGACCTCAATCCCAATCTGGAGCAGAATCCGGGATACTAG